From Sinobacterium norvegicum:
ATTATTCGTCTAGCGTGCGTCTTTTGCCAGCTGCGCTTGACCATTGTTTGGCTCCGATGATAATAACCCTAGTCCATGTTGTATTGATAGTATATCAGCAGCGCCGCGGTATCATTTCGGTTGCGGTATGCGTTACTGTAATCGACAAATCGACGGTTGTACTCGACACGTAGTCCGTGGCAGGGTTAGCCGCTAAATACTGTGTCGTAAGCGAGAGTGAGGTCGGCACGCAAAACCAAAACTCAGAGCGGTAAGCTGAACGACAGCCGCAACAGGCCGTATTTTAACATGCTATTTTCCTCGCTCCGATGACGTTCCTCTAATCAAAGCAGATGATGGCTATGCTGATCAGGGCGACGACCTGGGTGAACAGCGCCGCATACAGAGCGGTTTGTTTTCTAATGCAAAATTTATTGTCAGGCATCTTATCTACCCCTGTTGTTTAATCATTTACCGGAAGCGTCTTAATACAACTCTCCTTCACTTGGCTGGCATTTTAGTGCGGCTGTACAGGCCAGGCTAATGATTAAATCTCAAACTTAGTAGTACTATTTTTTGTGATATATTTCACTTTTTTTTAGCTTTTATATCAGTGGGTTATTGTTTTTTGTGCTGTTTTTAATGCATTTCTCCACGGCCAGTTGCTGTCTATCGCCTCGGTGTAAGAGGTCTATGACGTTGGCTGAGATGGGGCGAGGAGGCTGTCGGCTGTGCCGGCTAAACGGCAGGGTTTTTTAATGGTAAGCTTTTGCCATTTAAACTCTACATCGGGATATCAGATGAGATTAATCAAGCAAGCATTATTCACATTGGGGCTGTTGCTATCGATGGCTTACTCATTGGTGGCACAGGCCGAGCAGGCAATCAATCACACGGTGTATCTGTGGTTAAAACAGCCGGGTAATGTCGAGCATCGTCAGCAGATTATGGCCGCGGCAAAACAGTTGGCGGCGATAGAGGGGGTGGAGAGTTTGACCACAGGTATGGTGGTCAGCAGTGACCGTACCATAGTCGACGACAGCTTCGATGTCGCCATCAGCATGGAGTTTAGCTCTGAGCAGCAGATGAATAGCTACCTGATAAATGAGCAGCATGTGGCAATTGTTGCCGGTCAGATTCAACCGTTATTAGCCAGCATTGTGGTATATGATTTCGCTCTGATCGAGTAAATCATAGTGAAGCAACGCAAGGTTATGAGATAATGGCGGCAGGCTTTGCCGCCATAGGGGCTTACTCGGCCAGCCATGCCTCGGCGGCGTCTGTTTCATCGCTGTTGAACGATTTGATGTCGAGGCCGGGAATCAGCCTACCCTCGAACTCGCCAATTTTTTGTACCCACTGTTTGTCACAGAGTACGGCGCAGCGGTCGAATTTTTTAACCATTCTGAGCAGCTCAGGCAGCCGAGAGAGCTCGACGCCGATGGCACCAAGCGTGGGTAGGTCGAAGTCGTGGATGCGATAGAGCATACGACCCGATTCTATCGATTCGGCGGCGCTGAACATCTGCTCAAGGGCAAGGCGCATACCGTCACTGTCAATTTTTCCGCGGAGTTCTAAATCGAGCCGGTTGCTGCCATTTTTCATCACGTTAAACATAAGTAACTCGCTGTTTTTCTGACGTATAAAATATGTTTTCTGAGCTTATTTTATACCTTTAATAGTCGCGCTCCTTAATCTGGCGCAATTTTTTTAACGGCATCTATCGTTATTTGATGGGGCTTCCCTATACTAGCTGTAACGGTAATAAGGATGGTTATTATGGCGAAAATAGAAAATGAAGTGGCGTTACTGAAAGAGGCATTGAGAGTCGGTGAGGCCTACGCGAAACAACGCGGAGTGGCGGTTTTTGAGGCGACGGATTCGGCCAAGGTGAAAACCGAATACATCTATAAATTACTGGTGCATGATAAGTTGATTCAACCCCTGGCCAAGGGTCAGGCCAGTGAGCCCAATATGCGTCATAAACTGGCGCTGTGGATTTCTCGCACCCTGCCCAAGGACCACGAGCTATTGCGTTAGTGAATAACAGCCATAAAAAAACCGGTAAGCACCGGTTTTTTATGGCCGGCAAACAGCATTAGCTGCTGATGCCGAGATAGACCATATAGGCGGTATAGGCGGCGAGTAACAGAAAACCCTCGAAGCGGTTAATACCGCCGGGCTTGCCGCGTTTGAAGCCGATAGCAAAGACCAATAACGCCACGGTGAGCACTATCATGACCGGGTAGTCGCGGGTCAGTGCCAATGTGTCGAAGCTGGAGGGGTGAATCAGTCCGGGCAAGGCCATGACGCCGAGCAGGTTAAAGGTGTTAGAGCCAATCACATTACCCACGGCGAGGTCGAATTCCTGCTTGCGGGCGGCGGCAAAGGTGGCAGCAAGCTCAGGCAGGCTGGTGCCGATGGCGATAATGGTCAGGCCGATAATCAGCTCGCTGAGACCGAAGTGGACAGCGACTTCGACGGCGCCCCAGACCAATACCTTCGACGAGGCAATCAATATAACAATACCGACTAACAGCCACATCAGCGCGGCATTCTTGCTGATTTCTTCAGGGATCTCGTCTAATAACTCCTGGCTGTAGGCGTCATCCTTGTTGCTGGTGGCCTCCCAAGTTGCATAGGCAATCATCAATACCATACCGCTGAGCAAGAACGCTCCCTCGAAGAACGCGAGGTGACCGTCGGATAGGAACCACCAACTGAGTGCCATAATAATCAATAGCACCGGGATCTCACGCTTGATCAGGCGAGAGTTAACAATCAGTGGGTAGAACAGGGCGGTAAAACCGAGGATAAGACCAATATTGGTAATGTTTGAACCAATGGCATTGCCGATTGATAACCCTGTCTTGCCGTCCATTGCGGCAATGGCTGAGACCAGCATCTCGGGTGCAGAGGTGCCGATACCGACGATGACAACGCCGACAATCAACGGCGGTAGGCCAAAGATGCGGGCGGTATTAGAGGCGCCAAGGACAAATTTATCGGCGCTCCAAACCAGTAGAGCAAAGCCGATAACAATGGCGGCAATGGCGGGGAGTAAGCTCACAGTAAAACCTCAATGTAATAAAAAACTGGCCGAGCATTATAGGCCGGAAAATGTCACTGTCGAGTATTAATCAGCATGCTGTAGAGAATACCCTATTAATAGCTCGGTGTGGGTTTAAACGGCAGCTCGCCAAGCTCAGCGTGTACGTGCTCGGCAAAACCAGTCCCCGCCTCGGCATAGAGGTTAAAGGCGGTAATTCCCATCTCGGTAAGCTCGTTCTGTTCGTCGGTAAAGTGGGCTGTGGCGGCAATAATGCCGTGGTAACCCAGCATGCGGATGGTCTCTGCGGCGCGGATGTTTTCGGCGTGGTTGGTCATCGCCAGCATGATGAGCTTCACTTTTTGACGGTCTAGGCGAACCAGAAAGTCTCTATCGGTGCCGTCGCCCTGATAAACCTGCCGACCAGCATCGGTGTGAACACGTGCGCGCTTGGCGCTTTCATCGAGACCGAGTACCACGTCGCCATAGTGTTCGCGGAGGTAGTCATAGGCGCCGGTGCCCACCCGCCCCATGCCGACGACCAGGATCTGAGCATTATCGGTGTCGACCGGTTTCTGTTCGTTGATGCGTTTGCTGGTTTCTAGGTGGCGGAGCTTCTCGCCATGTTTGTCATAGATTTTATGGGCCACTTTGTTGAGTTGGGCGGCGATGGTGAAACTTAGCACGATGGTAAGGGCAATAATTGCCGGCCACTGGCTGTCGATAATGCCGCTGGAGGCACCAAGGACAGCGACGATGAGGCCGAATTCGCTGTAGTTAGTCAATGCCAGTGAGCTTAATAAAGCAGAGCGTGCTCGCAGTCGCATACGGGTTAACAGCAGCATGTAGCCCAGCGGTTTGAAAAAGACGAAAGCGGTAATAATCAGCGCCAGGATCCAGGCATCGGCATCCGGCAGGCCGGCACTGCCGATGGTCATAAAAAAACCGACCAAAAACAGCTCTTTAAACTTAGGCAGTGTCTTGGCCAGTTCGCGGGTTTTGATATCGCCAGCCAGCACCACGCCCATAAACAGGGCGCCCAAGTCGGGTTTCAGGCCAGCAAATTTAAACAGTGCGGCGGCGCCGATAGCGTAGGCGAAGCCGAGCAGTACCAGTAACTCGTCGTGGCCGCTGTAGGCCATAATTTTTAAGATTAATGGCCTGGCGATGACAATCAACGGGATGGTCAGTGCCCAGATGTTGGGCAGTACGCCGCTGTTGATCGTCAGGTAGGCAACGGCAATCAGGTCTTGCATGATCAGTATGCCGATGGCGATCTTGCCATGCAGTGAGTTACTTTCGCCGCGGTCCTCCAGCACTTTGACCACGAAGACCGTGGAGGAGAACGATAAGGCGAAGGCGATAGTGGCAAGGCTGGCCCAGTCCTGCCCCAGGTAATGGCTGCCGATCGTCATGGCAATACCCTTGAGGATCAGCATCATGGCGCCGACTGAAGCGATCATATGCAGGCCGGTAGCTGCCCATACCTGTGGCATGGCAAGGGCGCGTAACTCGAGTTTGAGGCCAATGGTAAATAGCAGCAGCAAAATACCGACATCGGCCAATGGCTCGAGCCAGGGCGTGTTGAGGTTGAACTCACCGAGAATAAAGCCGCTGACCAAGAAGCCAATCATAGGGGGGAGTCCAAAGCGTTTAAAGACCAGGCCGCTGCCGAGGGCGAGTCCAAGAATGATGGCAAAGCTTAGGATATCCACAGGGGTTTTCTACCTTAATCTATAAAACAGCGGTTCGATGGCGGTGAATAAGCAGTTACCCTTACGACAGAGTGATAGCGTGTTATAATCATCGCCCTTATTATTCCGCCGCTATAAAATAGCATACGCGGCGTTGTATTTGCAGATTAGCAGACGATGATTGAGTAAATATTTCATTCGATATTATCGGCTAAGCAATTGAGTATTATTTATAAATAGTTTGGACGACACGATGAACGTAGAGCAATACATGACCGATGTTGGTCGTCAGGCGCGAGCCGCATCACGGGCCATGGCCAAGGCCACCACCGAGCAAAAGAATGCTGCCTTACAGGCCTGTATTGAGCAGTTAAACGCGGCCAAAGAGCAAGTTCTGGCGGCCAATGCCGTTGATTTACAGGCGGGTCGAGAAAACGGCCTGGACGATGCGCTGTTAGACCGACTTGAATTAACGCCGGCGCGTTTTGATGGCATGTTAGAAGGGCTGCAGCAGGTGGCAACCCTGCCTGACCCGATTGCAGAAATCACCGACATGAAATATATGCCCAGTGGTATTCAAGTCGGCCGTATGCGAGTGCCCCTGGGTGTTATTGGTATCATTTATGAGTCGCGCCCCAATGTTACTGTCGAGGCGGCAAGCCTGTGTCTGAAGTCGGGCAATGCGGCCATTCTTCGTGGTGGCAGCGAGTCTATTCACTCCAACCAAGCCATCGCCCAGTGCGTCGCCGCAGCGCTGGCCAGTGTCGGGCTGCCAAGCGCCGCGGTACAGGTTGTTGAAACCACTGACCGCGCCGCCGTTGGCGCCTTGATTACCATGCCAGAGTTTGTCGACGTCATTGTTCCCCGTGGCGGCAAGGGCTTGATCGAGCGTATTAGTAACGATGCCAAGGTCCCGGTGATCAAACACCTCGATGGTATCTGTCATGTCTATATCGATGACAAGGCCGATGTCGCCAAGGCCGAGGCGATTGCCCTCAATGCCAAGACCCATCGCTACGGCACTTGTAACACCATGGAAACCCTCTTAGTTGCCGAGCCAGTAGCCGCGTCGATATTGCCACGCCTGGCTGAGCTGTATGCCGAAAAGGGTGTTGAGTTGCGAGGCTGTGAAAAAACCTGTGCGATTCTACCGCAGGCGATTGCCGCCACCGAAGCGGACTGGCATACCGAGTATTTAGCACCGGTGCTGTCGATTAAGGTGGTCGATGATATGGATGCCGCAATTGTTCATATCAACCATTACAGCTCGCAACACACCGAGTCGATTATTACCGAAGACTACAGCCGCGCCCGCCGTTTTATTCGCGAGGTGGACTCCAGTTCGGTGATGGTCAATGCCTCGACCCGATTTGCCGATGGCTTCGAATACGGCCTGGGTGCCGAGATCGGTATTTCGACGGATAAGATCCATGCCCGCGGTCCGGTTGGTTTGGAGGGCTTGACCTCGCAGAAGTATGTGGTCTTTGGTGATGGTCATATCCGGCAGTAAGTCGGTGACTTCTGATGTCGCGTAAGTCGATGAAAAAAGCGCTTTGGGGCGGCACCTTCAACCCGGTTCACCGCGGTCATATCGAGACGGCAAGGGCGTTGCAGCAACGATTGCAGCTCGATGAGTTGGCGCTGCTGCCTGCAGCCAGGCCGCCGCATCGTGCGGCACCGGAGGTTGCCGACCAGCACCGCCTAGCCATGTTGGCGCTGGCTGTTGCTGATGACCCGCGGCTGTCGGTGGATGAACGTGAGTTCCGCCGTGACGCGCTCTCCTATACCGTCGATACCCTTGCCGAGTGGCGCCAACAATCTGGCGACGATGCTTGGCTGGCCTTTTGTGTTGGCATGGATTCGCTGGTCAACCTGACCAGTTGGCATTGTTGGCAGCAAATAACAGATCATAATCATTTGATTGTTTGCGCCCGTCCAGGTTGGCAGCGCCCTCTTGATGACGAACAGCCAGCTCTGGCGGCGTGGTTGCAGCCACGTCTGGTGTCGGGCGTCGAGCAGTTGTCTGACTCGCATCGGGGGCGGGTGGCGATAATCGAATTGCCACCGTGGGATATCTCTTCCTCGGATATTCGCCAGCGCATCGCCCAGGGCTTCTCGGTTGCGCCATTGGTCGGAGGCCCTGTTGCCAGCTATATTGAACGGCATCGATTATATCGTTAATGCTTGGCTGCTGATCTGTATAAACGGTATCGCTGGCGGCAAACTATCGGTATAGTGCGGCAAAACTTTCAGTGGTGGAATTTCCATCAGTCGGTTAATCATCGCTGTGACAGCGAAGAAGCAATGAGTAAAAACTATGAATACTGAAGAAATCAAAGAGTTAGCGCTAGAGTTTTTAGATGATTTGAAGGCCAGAGACGTTGTCTCTCTCGATGTGAGTCAATTGACCGACGTTACCGACACGTTGATTATTGCCACCGGCACCTCGGCTCGTCATGTAAAATCATTGGCCGATAATGTCGCCATGGAATTTAAGAAGCGTGATTATGCCCCCCTTGGTGTTGAAGGCGGCAACGTTGGTGACTGGGTATTGGTTGACCTCGACAGCGTGGTCGTACACGTCATGCAGGAAGAGGCGCGTGAGCTCTATGACCTAGAGCGCTTGTGGGCAGGTCCAGGTCCGGACGGCGAGTAGAAAACGGTGCGCATTCGTATCATTGCCGTCGGCTCTAAAATGCCAAAGTGGGTAGACGAGGGGGTCAATGAATACCTCAAGCGTCTGCCGGCAACCTTCAAGGTGGAGTTTGTTGAAATCCCCTTGGGTAAACGCGGTAAGGGCGCGGATGTAAAGCGGGCCATTGCCAGTGAAAGCACTAATATGCTGGCACAGGTGCCGGCGTCTAGCCGCGTTGTCGCACTCGATGTACTGGGCAAAAGCTGGAGCACTGAAAAGTTGGCTGACTATATGGCCGACTGGCAAATGACCAGCCCAGACGTTTGCCTGTTGATTGGTGGTCCCGACGGTTTAAGTTCGGAGTGTTTGCAGCGGGCCGACCAAAAATGGTCGCTGTCAGCACTGACCATGCCGCACCCGCTGGTGCGTGTTTTATTGGCCGAGCAAATTTACCGTGGTTGGACGATCAACCAAAACCACCCCTATCATCGCTCCTAATGTAAGCGATCATCACAACCCCAGTGAATGGTTAGTGTTTATCCACTAACAGCGATAGTCTTTCGGGCTTATTTCTGTAATTATAACTGACAGATCTTTACTTAACCTTTCTGTTTAGGCGCATCAAAATCGGCTATGTCCTCTAGAGACCATATAAAAGACGTGATTGGCGAACGCCGTCTCTACGCCAGCCGTATCATTGTTGCCGTACTCTTTGTCATTGTTGCCTGTGTCATCATCGGCTATCGCTATTACAGCCTCCAAATCACCGAGCATCAAAAATATTCTACCCAGTCAGACCGAAACCGTGTCCATGTACAATCGATCCCGCCAAACCGAGGTTTGATCTACGACCGTCATGGCAAGCTGTTAGCTAAAAACCGCACCATTTATAACCTAGCCATTACCCGCGAGCGAGTGAGTGATCTCGATGCTACCGTCGAGCGTTTGCGGTTGCTGCTCGATTTGACCGATGAGGAGGTCGAGCGTTTTAATCGCCGAGTAAAGCAGACCCGCGCCTTCGATCAGGTGCCGCTGCGTTTTCAGTTAAACGAAGAGGAGATTGCAACGCTAGCGGTCAATCGCTATCAACTAGCCGGAGTCGAGGTGGTCGGCAGCCTCAGCCGTTACTATCCAGAACCAGAGCTTTACGCCCATGCCATCGGCTATGTAGGCCGTATTAATGAGCGAGAGATGGAGCGAATTGATCGGGAAAACTACGCCGGTACAGACTCTATCGGTAAGACCGGTATCGAGCGTTTTTACGAGGACGAGTTACACGGCATCGTCGGTTACCGCAATGTCGAGACCAATGTCCGCGGCCGAGTGCTGCGGGTTATTGACCAGGTTGACCCCGTGCCGGGCGATGATTTGACGTTATTTATCGATGACAAGGTACAGCGAGCGGCCTATGAGGCGCTCGGCGAGGAGCGGGGCTCTATTGTCGCCATCGACCCTGAGACCGGTGGTGTCATTGCCATTGTTAGTACCCCAAGCTATGACATTAATATGTTTGTGAATGGTATCTCCACTAAACACTATAATGCCCTGCGTAGCGATCTCGATTTGCCGCTGTTTAACCGCAGTCTACAGGGGCAGTATCCGCCGGGCTCAACACTGAAGCCGGTGATAGGTTTGGCCGGTTTAGAATACGGCACGGTGACGCCAACAACGACGATTAATGACCCAGGCTGGTTTAGTCTGCCCAACGATGAACACCGTTATCGGGATTGGAAGCGCGGGGGGCATGGCCACAAGGTCGATTTTAAAATGGCCATGGAGCAGTCCTGTGATGTTTATTATTATGACCTTGCCCATCGTTTAGGGATTGATAACATGGCGGTCTTCGCCAAGCAGTTTGGCCTGGGCGACTATACCGGCATCGATTTGCCCAGTGAGCGAAAGGGGCTGGTGCCGAGCCGAGAGTGGAAGCGTAATTATCGTCAGACAGTCTGGTATCCCGGCGAAACTCTGATCGCCGGCATCGGCCAGGGCTATATGTTAACGACACCGCTGCAGCTGGCATTGTCGACGGCGATTATTGCCAATAAGGGGAACCAGTTAGTGCCAAGAGTGGTCGATAGCGGTCGCCGAGATGCCTCTCATCGCGAAGATATAAGCCTCAACAACCCTAATAATTGGGATGTGGTGTTCGACTCGATGAAGGCGGTGGTTTACGGCACTCGCGGCACTGGCCGACGATTGCGTGAGGCACCCTATGTTGTGGCAGGGAAATCAGGTACCGCACAGGTGATTGGTATTGCACAGGACGCCCGTTACGACTCTGAGCAGATCGAAAAACGCAAGCGAGATCATGCCTTGTTTATCGCTTTTGCGCCTATAGAGAATCCAAAAATAGCCGTTGCTGTGGTGGTTGAGAATGGTGAGGGAGGCGGTTCGGTTGCCGGCCCAATGGCCTTGGCGGTAATGAATGCCTATCTGCTCAATGAACAAGGCGAGGTGCGCGGTGACCTTTAGATATCGATCAATATATCGAGTTAATCATGGCCAATAGTGATTTCGTTCGTCAAATCAGCGCCGGCGATGGTATCAATGTCGGCGGCCAGAACAGCCTGTTGGCCAAGCTTCATATCGACCTGCAGTTGTTGGTGTTACTGCTGCTGATCAGCGGCGGCGGGTTGTTTGTGCTTTACAGTGGCAGCGGAGGAGACATTGTCAATGTCAAACGTCAGGCGGTGTTCTTCGCGGTTGCCTATGTTGGTATGTTTATCGTCGCCCAGTTCAGCGTAAATTTCTATCGCCAGGTGGCGCCATTTGCCTATGTCGGCTGTCTTGGTTTGTTGGTTGCGGTGATTTTTGTCGGCGTCGGTGCCAAGGGCGCTCAGCGCTGGTTAGATTTAGGCGTGACGCGATTTCAGCCATCGGAAGTGGTCAAGTTGGTGGTACCGATGACCGTTGCCTGGTACTTATCATCGCGGCCCCTGCCGCCTCGATTCTCCCATGTTATTGTCAGTTTGGTGGTGATTTTTGTGCCGACGTTGCTGATCGCCAAGCAGCCGGATTTGGGCACATCGATTCTTATCGCCTCATCGGGTTTGTTTATCTTGTTCTTTGCCGGTTTGAGTTGGCGATATGTCATTGTCGCGCTCGCTATTGTTGCAGGCAGTGCCTATCCCGCGTGGAACTTTGTGCTACACGGTTATCAAAAACAGCGCATTTTAACGTTGTTTAACCCCGAGGCCGACCGTTTGGGGGCGGGTTGGAATATCATCCAATCGAAGACGGCGATAGGCTCCGGTGGCTGGGGTGGTAAGGGTTGGCTCGACGGTACTCAATCACATTTGTCATTTCTGCCCGAGAGTCATACCGATTTTATTATCGCCGTCTTGGCCGAGGAGTTTGGTCTGCGCGGGGTCCTGGTATTGATGGGCTTGTATCTGTTGATTATCGCCAAGGGTTTACATATTGGTTATATGGCGCAGGACACCTTTGGCCGACTGTTGGCGGGTAGTATCACGCTGACTTTCTTTGTCTATGTATTGGTCAATATGGGCATGGTATCGGGCTTGTTACCGGTGGTCGGTGTACCGTTGCCGCTGGTCAGTCAAGGGGGCACGGCGCTGGTCACATTACTGGCAGGTTTTGGTGTATTAATGGCCATTAGTACCGAGAAAAAACGTCTAACACACTAGTTTGGTTGTATGCGGCAGCATTATCTTATGCGCCACTATTTTCTATGAAGGAGAGAAAATTGACAGTGAAAGCAGGCTGGTTAGCCATATTATTATCGACTGCAAGCCTTGTTGCTCAAGCGGATTACAGCGAGCAACCGGCGGTTCAGCAATTTATCGATGAGATGGTCGAGAAACATCAGTTTCAGCGTCAGCAACTGGAGCCATTATTTAGCAGCGCCGAAAAAAAGCAGTCTATTGTCGATGCCATCTCTCGCCCGGCAGAGAAGGTGAAAGAGTGGAAGGACTACCGTCGAATATTCTTGGTGGGGGACCGGGCCGAGCGCGGAGCAGCGTTTTATCAAACCTATCAAAAAGAACTCGATAGGGCCGAGAGCGTGTATGGTGTTCCCGCCGAAATCATCGTCGCTATTATTGGTATTGAAACTCAGTACGGCACCTATACCGGCCGCTACCGAGTGATTGATTCGCTGTCGACGCTGGCCTTCGACTACCCGCCGAGAGCGCCGTTTTTTCGCTCAGAGCTAGAGCAATACCTGATTCTAACCCGTGAGCAGGGCGTCGACCCGCTGTCACTGAAAGGTTCTTATGCCGGTGCTATGGGTTGGGGGCAGTTTATCTCCAGCAGTTATCGCCACTATGCCGTGGATTTCGACGGCGATGGTAAGACCGATATCTGGCATAACCCCAGTGATGCCATCGGCAGTGTCGCTAATTATTTCAAGGTCCATGGCTGGCAGAGTGGTCAGCCGGTGACAACCCGCGTGGCGGTGAATAAAAACAGCGATCAGAGCAAGGTTAATACTGGCCTCGAGCTTAATTCAACCGTGGGTGAACTGCAGACTGCAGGTTTTCAACCCTCGCAGTCATTACCCTCGGCGATGAAGGCCAATATATGGCAATTGCAGGGCGAGTACGGCAGTGAGTATTGGATCACATTACCGAATTTCTATACCATTACGCGTTACAATCACAGCCATCTTTATGCGA
This genomic window contains:
- a CDS encoding Dabb family protein; the protein is MRLIKQALFTLGLLLSMAYSLVAQAEQAINHTVYLWLKQPGNVEHRQQIMAAAKQLAAIEGVESLTTGMVVSSDRTIVDDSFDVAISMEFSSEQQMNSYLINEQHVAIVAGQIQPLLASIVVYDFALIE
- a CDS encoding STAS/SEC14 domain-containing protein → MFNVMKNGSNRLDLELRGKIDSDGMRLALEQMFSAAESIESGRMLYRIHDFDLPTLGAIGVELSRLPELLRMVKKFDRCAVLCDKQWVQKIGEFEGRLIPGLDIKSFNSDETDAAEAWLAE
- a CDS encoding DUF5062 family protein → MAKIENEVALLKEALRVGEAYAKQRGVAVFEATDSAKVKTEYIYKLLVHDKLIQPLAKGQASEPNMRHKLALWISRTLPKDHELLR
- a CDS encoding calcium/sodium antiporter, translated to MSLLPAIAAIVIGFALLVWSADKFVLGASNTARIFGLPPLIVGVVIVGIGTSAPEMLVSAIAAMDGKTGLSIGNAIGSNITNIGLILGFTALFYPLIVNSRLIKREIPVLLIIMALSWWFLSDGHLAFFEGAFLLSGMVLMIAYATWEATSNKDDAYSQELLDEIPEEISKNAALMWLLVGIVILIASSKVLVWGAVEVAVHFGLSELIIGLTIIAIGTSLPELAATFAAARKQEFDLAVGNVIGSNTFNLLGVMALPGLIHPSSFDTLALTRDYPVMIVLTVALLVFAIGFKRGKPGGINRFEGFLLLAAYTAYMVYLGISS
- a CDS encoding cation:proton antiporter family protein, which gives rise to MDILSFAIILGLALGSGLVFKRFGLPPMIGFLVSGFILGEFNLNTPWLEPLADVGILLLLFTIGLKLELRALAMPQVWAATGLHMIASVGAMMLILKGIAMTIGSHYLGQDWASLATIAFALSFSSTVFVVKVLEDRGESNSLHGKIAIGILIMQDLIAVAYLTINSGVLPNIWALTIPLIVIARPLILKIMAYSGHDELLVLLGFAYAIGAAALFKFAGLKPDLGALFMGVVLAGDIKTRELAKTLPKFKELFLVGFFMTIGSAGLPDADAWILALIITAFVFFKPLGYMLLLTRMRLRARSALLSSLALTNYSEFGLIVAVLGASSGIIDSQWPAIIALTIVLSFTIAAQLNKVAHKIYDKHGEKLRHLETSKRINEQKPVDTDNAQILVVGMGRVGTGAYDYLREHYGDVVLGLDESAKRARVHTDAGRQVYQGDGTDRDFLVRLDRQKVKLIMLAMTNHAENIRAAETIRMLGYHGIIAATAHFTDEQNELTEMGITAFNLYAEAGTGFAEHVHAELGELPFKPTPSY
- a CDS encoding glutamate-5-semialdehyde dehydrogenase, encoding MNVEQYMTDVGRQARAASRAMAKATTEQKNAALQACIEQLNAAKEQVLAANAVDLQAGRENGLDDALLDRLELTPARFDGMLEGLQQVATLPDPIAEITDMKYMPSGIQVGRMRVPLGVIGIIYESRPNVTVEAASLCLKSGNAAILRGGSESIHSNQAIAQCVAAALASVGLPSAAVQVVETTDRAAVGALITMPEFVDVIVPRGGKGLIERISNDAKVPVIKHLDGICHVYIDDKADVAKAEAIALNAKTHRYGTCNTMETLLVAEPVAASILPRLAELYAEKGVELRGCEKTCAILPQAIAATEADWHTEYLAPVLSIKVVDDMDAAIVHINHYSSQHTESIITEDYSRARRFIREVDSSSVMVNASTRFADGFEYGLGAEIGISTDKIHARGPVGLEGLTSQKYVVFGDGHIRQ
- the nadD gene encoding nicotinate-nucleotide adenylyltransferase: MSRKSMKKALWGGTFNPVHRGHIETARALQQRLQLDELALLPAARPPHRAAPEVADQHRLAMLALAVADDPRLSVDEREFRRDALSYTVDTLAEWRQQSGDDAWLAFCVGMDSLVNLTSWHCWQQITDHNHLIVCARPGWQRPLDDEQPALAAWLQPRLVSGVEQLSDSHRGRVAIIELPPWDISSSDIRQRIAQGFSVAPLVGGPVASYIERHRLYR
- the rsfS gene encoding ribosome silencing factor, with the translated sequence MNTEEIKELALEFLDDLKARDVVSLDVSQLTDVTDTLIIATGTSARHVKSLADNVAMEFKKRDYAPLGVEGGNVGDWVLVDLDSVVVHVMQEEARELYDLERLWAGPGPDGE
- the rlmH gene encoding 23S rRNA (pseudouridine(1915)-N(3))-methyltransferase RlmH, which gives rise to MRIRIIAVGSKMPKWVDEGVNEYLKRLPATFKVEFVEIPLGKRGKGADVKRAIASESTNMLAQVPASSRVVALDVLGKSWSTEKLADYMADWQMTSPDVCLLIGGPDGLSSECLQRADQKWSLSALTMPHPLVRVLLAEQIYRGWTINQNHPYHRS
- the mrdA gene encoding penicillin-binding protein 2, whose protein sequence is MSSRDHIKDVIGERRLYASRIIVAVLFVIVACVIIGYRYYSLQITEHQKYSTQSDRNRVHVQSIPPNRGLIYDRHGKLLAKNRTIYNLAITRERVSDLDATVERLRLLLDLTDEEVERFNRRVKQTRAFDQVPLRFQLNEEEIATLAVNRYQLAGVEVVGSLSRYYPEPELYAHAIGYVGRINEREMERIDRENYAGTDSIGKTGIERFYEDELHGIVGYRNVETNVRGRVLRVIDQVDPVPGDDLTLFIDDKVQRAAYEALGEERGSIVAIDPETGGVIAIVSTPSYDINMFVNGISTKHYNALRSDLDLPLFNRSLQGQYPPGSTLKPVIGLAGLEYGTVTPTTTINDPGWFSLPNDEHRYRDWKRGGHGHKVDFKMAMEQSCDVYYYDLAHRLGIDNMAVFAKQFGLGDYTGIDLPSERKGLVPSREWKRNYRQTVWYPGETLIAGIGQGYMLTTPLQLALSTAIIANKGNQLVPRVVDSGRRDASHREDISLNNPNNWDVVFDSMKAVVYGTRGTGRRLREAPYVVAGKSGTAQVIGIAQDARYDSEQIEKRKRDHALFIAFAPIENPKIAVAVVVENGEGGGSVAGPMALAVMNAYLLNEQGEVRGDL
- the rodA gene encoding rod shape-determining protein RodA, translating into MANSDFVRQISAGDGINVGGQNSLLAKLHIDLQLLVLLLLISGGGLFVLYSGSGGDIVNVKRQAVFFAVAYVGMFIVAQFSVNFYRQVAPFAYVGCLGLLVAVIFVGVGAKGAQRWLDLGVTRFQPSEVVKLVVPMTVAWYLSSRPLPPRFSHVIVSLVVIFVPTLLIAKQPDLGTSILIASSGLFILFFAGLSWRYVIVALAIVAGSAYPAWNFVLHGYQKQRILTLFNPEADRLGAGWNIIQSKTAIGSGGWGGKGWLDGTQSHLSFLPESHTDFIIAVLAEEFGLRGVLVLMGLYLLIIAKGLHIGYMAQDTFGRLLAGSITLTFFVYVLVNMGMVSGLLPVVGVPLPLVSQGGTALVTLLAGFGVLMAISTEKKRLTH